TACAAAaccaaatgaaaaataaatatttgtagtTTAATAAACTGGAGACTAGAGTAATCTCAGTCTCCTGTGTAATTTTAAAATTTAGTCTAAACCAACACAAGTTGGTATTTTTTAACTGTGTTAATTATATTAGAAAATATTTCACAAAAACATCAGAGCATATTCAATGACTTTTATCTACATAATACCTGAGGGTGGGACATGTTTATTAAAGTGATACAAAATATGATAACAGGAACAATCTTTATCGTATCAATAAAGTACTGTTAAAGATTAGTTTGTTTCATATTATCTTATTTCACTCCATAAGAAACACTAAAcgtaattttgtaaatattgtcAAGATGCGTTGACATGAAAATGCACGGCAAAAGTTTACAAGTAATTTCGTGATTACGATTGCTTAAGAGTAAATTACAATGTTACAAACAATGTACACTCTTAGACATTACATTTATAAGTATCGTCGAAGTTATATTTACAGCGaagatataatttaaaaaatcattgttatgcgtaaaaatatttaacaaagatTGAACCGCTTATCACAAATTGTACAAaatctttttttatatttacataaTAACAAGTATTGTATACTGTGATGCTAGTTTCATCTAAACATTCTTCAAATACAGTAAGCACATAGATATTGCTATTATATAATACAATGAAAGTATCTATATACTAAACAGTTACACAAAATCGTTATTCCGTAATAAACGTTGttatgaaataattatttcaactTATCTTTTTACAATTCTTTACAACAACATCATTAAAAAACATGTCACATATACGTTGTCATTTGTTCATTTCTTGATACCtataaacttttaatttttatcaaAACTAAAACTTCATTAGAAATATTGCTACCTGAAAAGTAAGATATATTTTCTTCCAATTCAATAATACACTAAATCAATTGTTAAAAGTAAAAATACAGTTTCCATTCCACAGTTGATAACAATTATTAGAAACTATATTAGCTTTAGCGCTTCACATGTATTAAGTTTCGATTGtttgaattattatttgttaacaACGAATTGCAAAAGAATGTTAAAATGTACATTTTTTTGTTACAAGAATTTTTACTTTACTGCAAAAACGGCAATGACGGAAGGATTATAAACTGCAGTCTTCCAGGAAAGGCCACTTGAATAGCATGAAAGTCATCCTCTTAATTCACTCCTTTTTTATTGTTCTACGTAATCTTGTAATACGTTACGAATGTTTTCGCCTGCATTACAATTATGGAAACAAGTTtatacaataaatttaatatatatttttgatgtGTTTTTCATCAGTAAAAAATTTCTCCTTATTTACTTCTAAAATGCCACATTATCTTTTTATCTATTACATATTTACAAAATGTCCTTACAAAGAGTCAACATTAATAACgagatttctttaaaaaaaaaattgtcataaagaacatttgtttttctttcatcAATTTGAACGAAGTACATTTTGCTTCATAAAGCGTCGGCTCTAAAATGAACCATGAAATTTATCTTCGACAGGAAGAGTTAAATGtgagaaagtaaaaattctaggTCCTTTATGGTCAACTATTCGCAATTCTAGGAATAGGAGCAATGTCTCTTTTCGCTCTTGGCACAGCCACGCGAGTAATTTGCttgataataaattaaattactagCATACGAATAAATTCATCAATAACGTGATGATGTAATATACATTGCAAGAATACTAGCAATAATGATCATGATACTTTGTAGCTAAAACAATTCATTCAATGCAATTGTAATGCAACATAAGAAACACTATGCAGCCATTTTTATGGCCACCGGAGTTATTTGGATAATTTGCTGATTACTCTGATCAAGGCACCGTTTTCATCTTTTAGCCTCTGGTTTTCGCATTTTAATTGGTCCATCACCtagaaaaaaaatgtataaactACTTTATGTTATTTCTGAATATACTTCTTACAAAACAATTTACAAAGGCAATGCCATTTTAGAATGGATCAAATAAATGTTGACAAAAttaagaaatgaaaaaaaaaaccataaaaaacgaaagaaaaaggaaaataagCGATTATTATTGCAACTAGAGCTGATAAAATTAAAGCAATGTAACAATTGGGTGCACTAAAACCAAAGGAGCATATAATAAAGTATAACAGGCAGGAATAATTTCAATGCTGtacagaaattttaaagagtatAAAATAGGAtaatgaagaaaaaaaaattcgaatatgtttCACGAATTTCATAAAACCTTTCTTTAAAACTTAAAATGCACTTACGTATCCAATAGTACGTTACACATTTCTTTTTCGTACTTTATTATGAGTATAAAGAAAATGTTGTAcagaaaaaacaaaaaacttAATTCGTAAAAAGTAATTTCTAATGTATACCCTAACAGCTGTGTTTCAGCTATGATATactttctgttttctttttcaatatatttttctataataTCTTCAGGTCTCAGTACATCCTTATACATATAGCACTTACACAATAAATCTATTACAATGCATAAATACACAATAGTGTAATCTTACAAAATATTTCACTGCAAAACTTGTATTACACATAAAATAAAGTGTAATGTAAATTGTATGAATTGGGCATTAAGAAATGAATGTCAGATAATGTATAGTgcaataaaaaacaattttacataGAACATGCTCTTTTAGGAAAAGGGTATAAATCTATTATAATTTTTGAGTATTCTTCTTCAGACATTTTTCCAAACAAATTAGCACTATCATCTTATAGACTTTCAAAATACGTCCAAAATAGAAATTATCTatcaatcattttaaaaaataatgtgtACATGATATGCACACCAATGCTTTCTATTATTTCATAATATTCTAAATTATAAAGTTATactaattaaaaattgcaaatccaATATATAATAAtgtgaaatatataaaaaagataaatcaaattttaaacaaaatttggaCTTTTCAATTGTcgttaaaaattctaaattaagTTCTTTGTTGAAATATTGTGTCTAGAAATAAAGTGCATTATTGGAGGACAGACTGCATTTTTCAAATTGAGGACAGATTTTTAATATGGATACTCCCTGTATTGTTATAAATAACTGAGTTACAAAACATTTTCATCAATTTTATTAATcagtattttcgaaaaaaaattaaaaatgtaagatatttacaaaaatcaataaaaaaagaaaaaaaaacccatAAGTATGTACATTTAATTAGTAGAATGGAGAAAAAAAacgtaattttaaataatcataGCATAATTTCTATTAAAAGACATGTTTTATGCAagctttaaatttttatatgagAAGCTGTTATTATTTTTGAGATGGAACTGTTTTTTAATGACCATAAGTACGCGCAATACATTTTACGAAGCTGTATTGGAAGATAAGTCAGTGAGCGACATCGTTTCAAAGTTTTAATATTGCGATCAGAACGTAAAAATCGTAAGTAATCAATTAattcattaattaattaatattgtACGTGGAGTACGATGTACACTGTTAACGCAGATGCTGTCATTATGTCCTTTACCTATTTAGTAGTATTGGTGAGTTTGGATACGACGCGGGTAAGTGCCCGATTTTCGGCTTTCAATCTCTCATTTTCAGCTTTGAGCTTTTGTAATTGCTGTAAACAGTGAAACGATTAGCCCAAGTTCGCTTGTCTTGTAAAAGTCCCACCAGACAACACTATATAATCTACGCATCATTTGTTATGCTAATAACATAATCTCCGAGTACCGTTCAAATATATGGATAACGAAAACCACACGGAGTATAAATCAAAAGGAAGTACAAAGTGCCAATTAAAACCATTATATTGCATAAACAGTAAGCGTGATTATTTAAGAAAGATACTAAAAAATAAAAGCACCAAGAAATGGCAAATAAAGAAGAAAGCAATGCGTTAAAGCTGCCTATATTTTCTGTACTtctttgttttttcttttttccaaaTTAACCACTCCAGAAATGCTGGCACCTTCCTCTGTATTTAGCCGCAACAATCAAAACGTAatttaaaaacgaaaaaaaaaaaaaaaactgtgacGTGCATTCTATCTAaggaatatataattaaaaagtcGTATTAAATATGATAATACATAGTAATGACAGTTAAGGTACGTTGAATAATAATTGTTTGAATAAAGTACAATTCCTTAATTTAATTGTATTATATATCtctgtaaattttattattaaaataatttataacatgGCAATGAAATAGAAACCTTCGATTCTTACCTTTAATTCTTCTTCCATTTCTGATAGTTTCCTTTCCATTGCTCTCCTTTCCCTTTTCTCAGCTTCggataaaactgttttattttGGGCACTTTGTGCTTTGTCCAATAAATTTCTGGCTTCCTTTAATTGTTCATCTGATCGCCTGAGTTTTTCTTTAAGCCTTTCATTTTCTGTTTGAGATTCTTCATACAACTTTTTATAATCCAATTCACCATTTTCAGATGTTGCAGATTTTATTCTAACTGATAAGGAAGGTGCTTCCGATGATAATGATGATATAGATCCCAGCCTGTTGGATCTCCCGGACCGATCATTTCCACTCtataaaacgaaaataaacaATGGCAATGTGAAAATGcgagttaaaatattttcataatattCTCTCGTTAATGACAATATTAAAAGGTATTATTTCATATCAAATTTAGATCTATCTTCTTACAATATATCCTTCAGAACTGGCTAAACTTTGCAGACTAGAACTTCTAGACCCAATTTGAATATCTGGTTTTGTTTTTGTCTTGTTAAAGCTTTCAGTTCTTTGCATTTGTGAATAATTGTTTGGATTAAGATTTAAATAACTATAACTCGTGGAAGGTGCCAAACGTAGAGAGGCAAGACTTGTAGGCAGAGTTATACTTCCATATCCTGATGAAGTTCCACCATACGTCGTATACGGGTTTTGATAATTCAAATTGCTCGTGGAGTTTGAGTAAGGAGATTTTCGAAACGACTCACTAGTCTTTGTAGTTTTGTTTAGATAATTTGGTAATCCAACAGGGTTTGTTCCATTAATGCCTAGCAGACCTGAATAGCTATTTTGATTCAAAGGAAACAATCCGGTAATACTCCGCGATCTGTTTCCGAAAATTGAATTTCCATTTGCTGATGCTTGAGCTCTTAATCCTGCAGCTGTTGTTGGTTTCCCTTGAGATCTTTTTCTATATGATGACATTGTTTACAAGACTGATAAAATTATATAGGACACTTGATCAATCGCGGTTTCTTGAAATTAGCACTATGTTAttacatattatatttataacaataaaataatttgaaattatattaaaactcAACGTCGCGATGTTCACGGATTTGGACGATCTAGTTCTAATGACAGCAAGTATTTGACTGACGTAGATTGGGTGGTGGAACTTAAGACATCAGCCAGTTTACTCCAAAGCATCGGTTTGGTATGCTATTTATAAATCACATGCACAAACTTACACTAATATCAAGGTTGTGTGCTttagaataaatatatttgaagcTTCACTTTTAAGACATTTTCTACATTTACCTAAtattgtgaaataaataaatctatTGCGTGAATTCTGCAATACCAATTAACATATTAAATTGCTATATTAAAAGCATTTTATTCatataacaatattttaatctttaatttttcaaataagatGTATGTGTTTatataataattgtattaaaagaatcattaattaaaacaaataaagtaattattaacttagtatatttttctggtttctatataTTCCGTATTATGTAATAAATACTATTTTGatatttcatttattatatTTGTTGTCTTTTTTCTATACATTTAAACGTCTTTACTACCATGATGCaaacaataaataaataccATCCCAGCTACTCTAAATGTCAAAGAGTCACATCGTTCCAAATGTCGATAGAATATTTTTAGCTACTGCCAGGACACGTTCATGATCAACTTTTTTTACTTTTATCTTTTGTTACACTACTTCGAATCAGTCTTTAAATATCAATtgtctttaaatattttattattattatttagtttatttaattattatatcaAATTTGCAGGTGTTTAAAGAATCGATATTTTACTAATGTTAATCATCGTGTTATACTACTCTCTCCTATgaagaatatttaatatatacttCAGTCATGATATAAATATTAAGTTAAAGTGAATCTGTAAAATTATGGCGTTACATAGTACTTTTATCTGTACATTTGGCTTTAATACATGGTCTGATGGGATATAGGAGGATAAGAAATGGAAAACTATTTTTAACAAAGCATGCACGAATAGAGGTTAATCTTCCCAGAGACTAGCCCAAAAATAACACAAAGCGTCTGTGGTTCACTAAATTGCGTTCATATTATAATAGTTACATATTATTATGAACATCTATAAAAATTAGTTTgcatatacaatttttttatagaGATGCGCGATAAAAGtatcaaatatattttaaattattacagAGAGATAATTGTACAGTAAAAAGCTCtgctttttaatttataattactaGTATCATTCTCTTTGTACATAAGTTACGCGTTTCAAAACTCGCAAGAATTATTTACAATTACTAGAagtaattaaaaacaaaattaaattacttaCCTCATTGTGGTTGATTTTGGAGTCATCACAGTCACCACCAGCGGTTAAGTCTTGCTTTTCAGGATCAATTTCCTGTAAAACGATCAGTTACAATTATTATTAGTAAATCGTTTTTAGTGTTACAAtgcaatttcaaaaattaaactgAAAAATCGAATTCAGATGTATAATTTATCGTCctttttgttttaaaaataagatttataaaataaattgcgattatttcattttatttgaataataacTGTTACTAACGTCCATATCGACGTGGACAACGCCTGTAGACCGTCTCTTAGGCCTTCGCCTCCTTTGTATAACAGCCTGTGTAGCTTGTGCATTTCTACTGTCATTCTCCTTATCTTGGTCTAGAACAAATCAGTAGAAGCAAAACAAAAACTTTTATTCAGAAATTTCAGACGAATAAAATATCTATTGCATATTGGTATACCTTTATCTTCAGGTTGTTTTAACGATCGTCTAAGTGGTAATGTTACGGTTGTTTCTGCACTGCTTGTTGCAGTAGTTTCAACTGGGGCTGACGACGGTCTGGGTACACTCGTACCTGCAGAAGGTCTTCTCATATATGCTGTGGtagtgtctggattaggtagtgTTGGAGTTTTGTTATTAGCATCTTCTAACTGGAACTAAACAGTTCAGTTCCTTTTTAAATTTCTTATATTAATACTATATTACAAAATATCTAATATATTCGTCATATATAAGTAAAGTTAATACAAAAATGTTGTTTATAACTGCATGTATGCATTTGAAAATTACGCGGATCACAAACCTTGCTTCCATTATCTACTTTCAACCTCCAAGAAGGCCGCCTCTCGGGCAAATTAAGTTCTTCGGATGGTTTATTTGCAGTCACAGTAGTAGGTGTTGCTGTTGTTATTGTAGCTGTAATCGAGGCTGTATTGCTGGTAGTGGTTGTAGGCtgggttatttaaaaaaaaattatgaataaatatttataaagcttTCGTTATTGCTATTAAACAGTTTAGCAATATTTTACGAATATttctaatataaaaattaaaacataCATAATTATAACTTGTATGCCATGATTATTATTTTGGttaataaaattgcaattattaaattatttaatctaaTTATACATTAGAAGTGAAAAAGCACCATATGAAAAAATTTACCTGCGTAGATGATACTGTAGTAggaatttcattattttgttGCTTCTTTTTAACCAGTTGTTCTGCACTTTTGATTTCATCTAAAGTCACACCCTGAGTTGAACGCCGAGTTTCTCTTACTCTCTTTGCATGTGCTTTTCGTTGTGTTTCACTTTCTTCATCGCGAACTGGAGGAACAAAGGACCTAAACAAAAATTACACGTTTGATGTTAATTACTGTAATATACAATATATATAAAAGtcttttgtaaaatataataaaatttgaaaaagcaTTAAACATTATCATAAACACAATCCATAAGCAGTATTTACAAATATCACATGAAACAATTATGCTTTCAAGttacaattaaataaaaaacgatTTTGTCTTGTTTTGGATCACTCGCATTTGTAGATTATTATTACAGTCATagagtaatattaaaaaataaacatactgcttaaatttgaataaacatatacacgaataaataatatatattttgcaatatttaaaaCATGCTGAGACACTTCATGTTTTTataacattagaggataacttgcTAATATGCATATATCATTTTGATCTTTTTTTTGTTATCCACATCAATTCCGTCCATTTGGAAGTATCATACATCCTGTATTAACACCAGGAAGTCTGCTGTAGTAAGTTTCACAAAAATCATTGCAAACGTGAGGCTACTTAATTCATTGAAAAAATCAAATTGTATACTTTAGTGGCAGCACTTTTTAATtagaaacattatttttacTAGCAAAGACAAGGCAGTGGTTATTGGGGAAAGTAATATTTGAGGATAATGTATGCaactgaaataaataataacaCTGCAAAGCAACTTTCCATGCCACTGCCAATAACTTAATATTGTGTGTATAAATATCATAGAATATGCAAAATCACACGTTTCAAGAGAATCTTCCCAGGTCAAGCGTTAAGTACCCACTTGAAGAAAGTCTTGAGGATATTTCCTGGACTTAGCTTGCTCCCTCCTGGTGTAGTGGGAGTTCCAGGAACTGCTACTGAATTGTTTGCACTCGATAGTACTGTGGTTGTAGCTTCCACTGGTTGAACGCTACCCAGCCATATTAACAACATCGCACGATGCAAATATGAGTATATAAGCTTCAATTTTAAAAGCATTCTAACATATGCTAAATTATGATTTTCAAATTAACTGAACTTTAAAAGGCCTATATATGCATTTTCCTCAGTTTTTCAAATTTCTGCATTATCTTCTCAACTGTGTGACTTGTTATAGGAAATTCATATTTACAAGAGACTTCTATACTGTATTTAATAACTGTAGAACGATACCGCAAACGCGTCAATTTATTATAtccttaaataaaatttatctttTTCTGTTCTTTTGATATTTACCTGCGAACTTGATTGACTGGAATAGGACTTGTTGTTGTAGTTGTTGTTGTGGCAGTTGTAGTAGCTGTAGCTGTAGTAGTTGGCAGTGTGCTTGACACTATTGTTTTAGATGTAGATGTTGGTGAAAGTGTATTGCTTCCCTGTGGCAGTCTTGACAGTTCCAAGTTTAATTTTGCTTCTTTTCTTCTAAAGTCAAAAGAGTGTAGttgttacattatacaaaaatatCAAGATTTTGTTTCAGTCATTTGAATTTCATACAATAAATCAATTCCAATGTTATAAGATTTCAAAAATAAATCGTGTAAGACTAACACTTCATGTTTTGATGTACATAAAAAGTTGTGATTTTATTTAAGCCAAGCAAAAGCAAGGAACGAAGATAAATTAATGATcacaaatgtaaataaatagttCATACATACACACACAAAAATATAGCGAAGCTTTGTTTTTCTTGTAAAATTTTAGTGCGTAGcagcttcttttacacaatacttataaaattattagtaaaataattcattttaaaagCATTAATATATATCACGTATGAAACGTGCGCACCTGTGAGTTTCGCGTAGAGATGCAGAGCGAGTCGTAGTATTGGTGTGAGTAGGAGTAGCTGTGTTGCAGCAATGGAGAGTAGGGCAGGAAAACGCCTTGATGCGAGCTCGTAATGCCAAGTACTGCTCATAGAACCTGCATAACATGCATCATGCCATGCATACCTACACTAATTTTCTATATGCATAAAAGCTTGGAGTTCTACTATGCTGTATTTTTGACGCGAACATATAATTATTCGAATGCGCAATTTTGTGATAAACAGTAATTGCAGTGTAAACATGGTAGAAAAATTAACGAAATTCATACATCGCAATGAATACAACTGCAAAACTTTAATGCTACAAACATTATGcgttaaacatttttttaactCACTTCTCATCTGTTTCAAAACTATGCGTTCTAGTCAATACCACATCAGGTTCTGTATTCAATTTGTTCGACATGGTTGGTGACTTGatatttttatccttctcttcaAGCCCTAAATGTACATAAAaaagataaattaatattcgTGCACGTTTACATATAATACATATACACATCATACAAGTAACTTACTCGTAGACAAAGAATTTGTTGCTTCTGTATTTTGAATCCTATTTCTGAAAGAGCCAGAACGCCGCCAAGATGGTACAACTCCTTCTTCGTTACTATCAGTCTGTTGTTTTGGAGGCATTTGCGGAGCCTAGTAAGATAGACGAAATTGTAAGAGTTTATTCTACATTGGAATGTATTAAtgaatatttacaaaaatattacCTGATTAGGAACTTTACTAACATCAGTAAGAGATGATGAATTAAGTGGGGTTGTTTCTTCTCTATTTGCtctatttttcttttctgtaaaattaaacagaaattaatgtattttataataatttcgaCTTAATACTTCTTTCTAGAAAAGAAGGAAATCAATCGATAATGTACCCTATTCATTTAATGAAAAAAACTTTTTTTTAGTAAACAAaataatacttttattttaatataagaaaataaaaaaagcagATGCATCTTATAATACATGCAATgaagtttaattttaataatataaaaacagTCTTACAGATAAAACTCACCATCATCTGTAAGACATGGAGAGTGGTTTGATTCGTTAGACTTATCAGATTGATTGGAGTAAGTGGAAGAATGTGATTCTGAGCTAGTCTCAGATTCACCTTCACCATCACTCTCTTCCATATCTGTTTCACGTGTCGCTTCTGTCCATGCAGCATTGTTACAAGAAATACAAATTACTGTTAAGGTAAGTAAAATAGTTTTGCGAAACTGAACAGTGGGTAATGTATTTTTCATTGGTCTTTTTTTATCCAGAGTGTTCTAGCGGTATTACTTAAGAATTAATTAGGCGTTGATTAAGAAACTGCTAAACTAGACTCCTATATTGTACTGAACTTTTtagtatatatattttttgtatAGTAATACTTATGGAACATTCTGTACACACGTGTAAACTTAGAAATTCATCACCATTCAGTATTAATATCGAATAAttcataaaaatgtttaaatatggACATGCAAATTAGCAAACACGTTAATGAATAAGGTAAATTAAGAACATACCAACATCACTATTTGTTCCCGTACTAGAGTCTTCTTTATCAGACTGAATTTCTAATTCAACTTTTTTAACTTTATTTGGTGTTTCTTCTTCAAATGTTTCCACAGATTCTTGCATAGTTATAGCATTTTCATTACTTGTTGATACGCTGCAATATAATAATcaatacaataaataaaatacgttTCTTACAAAAAATCATCGATTGTTTATTTTTTACGAACCGTTTCTTTGGTACAGTTGGCtgctttttgttaataatttgcggataatctttcattaaaagttgttgtttttcttttaattcctcCAAGGCTGGCAATATTTCCGCGTCAGCAATATCAAATGCAGTTTGATCCTATCAATATAAAATTGTGAGAGACAATTTTTTTGTGTTTAAagtgtaaaataattttaatcttaCAGCATAGTTCTTAATGTCCATATTACAGAAATTTTCCACTAAAAGTTCACAAGCCTGCAATTGACCCCAATGTGCTGCAGCATGCAAAGGTGTCCAACCATCAAAATCCTGAG
The sequence above is a segment of the Colletes latitarsis isolate SP2378_abdomen chromosome 6, iyColLati1, whole genome shotgun sequence genome. Coding sequences within it:
- the Mbs gene encoding myosin binding subunit isoform X7: MSVESRSSSALFKRAEQLKRWEQSETNREPAQPRQVARKIKFSADCVFLAACAAGDKEEVVRLLQKGADINTGNVDGLTALHQACINDDLDMVEFLVEKGADINSGDNEGWTPLHATASCGFISIAKYLIEKGCNLAAVNNDGELALDIAESNEMEDMLQQHISKAGIDCDQARSEEERTMLSHARSWRSGAVGKDSIHPKSGATALHVAAAKGYIKVMNILLQARCDVNAQDFDGWTPLHAAAHWGQLQACELLVENFCNMDIKNYADQTAFDIADAEILPALEELKEKQQLLMKDYPQIINKKQPTVPKKRVSTSNENAITMQESVETFEEETPNKVKKVELEIQSDKEDSSTGTNSDVEKKNRANREETTPLNSSSLTDVSKVPNQAPQMPPKQQTDSNEEGVVPSWRRSGSFRNRIQNTEATNSLSTRLEEKDKNIKSPTMSNKLNTEPDVVLTRTHSFETDEKFYEQYLALRARIKAFSCPTLHCCNTATPTHTNTTTRSASLRETHRRKEAKLNLELSRLPQGSNTLSPTSTSKTIVSSTLPTTTATATTTATTTTTTTSPIPVNQVRRSFVPPVRDEESETQRKAHAKRVRETRRSTQGVTLDEIKSAEQLVKKKQQNNEIPTTVSSTQPTTTTSNTASITATITTATPTTVTANKPSEELNLPERRPSWRLKVDNGSKFQLEDANNKTPTLPNPDTTTAYMRRPSAGTSVPRPSSAPVETTATSSAETTVTLPLRRSLKQPEDKDQDKENDSRNAQATQAVIQRRRRPKRRSTGVVHVDMDEIDPEKQDLTAGGDCDDSKINHNESGNDRSGRSNRLGSISSLSSEAPSLSVRIKSATSENGELDYKKLYEESQTENERLKEKLRRSDEQLKEARNLLDKAQSAQNKTVLSEAEKRERRAMERKLSEMEEELKQLQKLKAENERLKAENRALTRVVSKLTNTTK